In Methylacidiphilum infernorum V4, a single window of DNA contains:
- the dnaA gene encoding chromosomal replication initiator protein DnaA: MNKLKTDLNLIWNDICLELQKVISKEAIEKWFVPIELLSIENDQLLLKAPDPIYQYWIEENYLSQLIGASFRILAKNPKIIFAQESPGNGEKATGKKIKSLPREDKSSIFESKGLNTKFSFENFVVGPNSEFAAAAAKAVAESPAKAYNPLFLYGKVGLGKTHLMQAIGNHIVEKNKWILVQYVTSEQFTNEFIEAIQKGSIGQFRKKYRQIDVLLIDDIQFLAGKERSQEEFFHTFNCLFDGSKQIVLSGDEAPSSLQNLEKRLISRFEWGLTAEILPPGIEVRLAILKHKLKNYSLSIDEKILEFIAERIKTNVRQLEGALNRLCAYASIHKEGKITLEETQSLLKDLISLQPSKTITIEMIQKRVCEAYDIRFSDMVSKRRISAIALPRMVAMYLARRLTNLSLSQIGENFGGRDHGTVLHAQRTISEKMSKDPDLAQLIKKITEQLTSSQ; encoded by the coding sequence GTGAATAAGTTGAAAACTGATCTGAATTTAATCTGGAACGATATCTGTTTAGAACTTCAAAAGGTAATCTCTAAAGAAGCGATAGAAAAGTGGTTTGTGCCCATTGAACTCCTGAGCATTGAAAATGATCAACTTCTGCTTAAGGCTCCCGATCCTATTTATCAGTACTGGATAGAAGAAAACTATTTATCCCAGCTCATCGGGGCATCTTTTCGAATTTTGGCTAAAAACCCTAAAATCATTTTTGCTCAAGAATCGCCTGGAAATGGAGAAAAGGCTACAGGAAAAAAGATCAAGTCCTTGCCCAGGGAAGACAAAAGCTCAATTTTTGAATCCAAAGGTTTAAACACGAAATTTTCTTTTGAAAATTTCGTCGTAGGACCGAATTCAGAATTTGCGGCCGCAGCTGCAAAAGCCGTCGCAGAATCTCCCGCAAAAGCCTATAACCCGCTTTTCCTGTACGGGAAAGTGGGTTTGGGGAAAACCCATCTTATGCAGGCGATCGGCAATCATATCGTGGAAAAAAATAAATGGATTCTTGTCCAGTATGTTACCTCCGAACAGTTTACCAATGAGTTTATCGAAGCCATTCAAAAGGGCAGCATTGGTCAATTCAGGAAAAAATACCGTCAAATAGACGTTCTTCTCATAGATGATATTCAGTTCTTGGCGGGTAAAGAACGTTCTCAAGAAGAATTCTTTCATACCTTTAACTGTCTTTTTGATGGAAGCAAGCAGATCGTTTTAAGTGGAGACGAGGCCCCAAGCTCGCTTCAGAACTTGGAAAAGAGGCTGATATCAAGATTTGAATGGGGATTGACGGCTGAAATACTTCCCCCAGGAATTGAGGTAAGGCTGGCTATTTTAAAGCATAAACTAAAAAATTATTCCCTCTCAATCGATGAAAAAATTTTGGAGTTCATAGCCGAAAGAATAAAAACCAATGTCAGGCAATTAGAAGGAGCTCTCAATAGACTGTGTGCTTATGCCTCCATCCATAAAGAAGGTAAGATTACACTTGAAGAAACACAATCACTCTTAAAAGACCTTATTTCCTTGCAACCTTCAAAGACGATTACCATAGAAATGATCCAAAAAAGGGTATGCGAAGCCTACGATATCCGGTTTTCAGATATGGTTTCCAAAAGGAGAATATCGGCTATAGCTTTGCCTCGCATGGTAGCCATGTATTTAGCAAGAAGGTTAACGAACCTTTCTCTTTCCCAAATCGGTGAAAATTTTGGAGGAAGAGATCATGGAACGGTTCTTCACGCCCAACGGACAATATCCGAAAAAATGTCCAAGGACCCGGATTTAGCCCAGTTGATAAAAAAAATAACTGAGCAATTAACTTCTTCTCAATAA
- the dnaN gene encoding DNA polymerase III subunit beta — MKFSVEKKSFIDSLTLIQSIINPRSTLPILSHVLLSAKAPDRLLFFATDLQTALKIELTANVEEEGTTTLPARRLLTIVRELDSDQLSWKTNSNHQTTLSSDRSFFQLNGLPDDDYPKFFPERREEGLSISQGKIRKMLRMVEYAMADESRPALNGAWFSIKSGRFEVAVTDGKRLAYTFEEVENESFEAEGIVPAKAVLEISRIIEDSDKTLKLFLDSNKIFLELDNILFFSKLTEGKYPNFKQVIPKTTTQKAVIDRNSFLHAIRRVSSIAISGSNSLPVVLDFLGTNELVLSCQAPEIGQARETISLKAFQGEAFSIPFNPLYLIEPLREMEKEDVILEFVNPSTKGNPCLITEGTNFVYVLMPIKNQ; from the coding sequence ATGAAATTTTCTGTGGAAAAAAAGAGCTTCATCGACTCCTTAACCCTTATTCAAAGTATCATCAATCCTCGATCTACGTTGCCCATTCTCAGCCATGTGCTCCTTTCGGCAAAGGCTCCCGACCGGCTCCTATTTTTTGCCACCGATCTACAAACGGCGTTGAAGATCGAGCTTACTGCTAACGTAGAAGAAGAAGGAACCACCACTTTACCGGCCCGAAGGCTTTTAACAATAGTTAGAGAACTCGATTCCGATCAATTGTCCTGGAAAACAAACAGCAATCATCAGACCACTCTTTCTTCGGACAGGTCTTTTTTCCAGCTTAACGGTTTACCTGACGATGATTATCCAAAGTTTTTTCCTGAAAGAAGGGAAGAAGGACTGAGTATTTCTCAAGGTAAAATTCGAAAAATGTTAAGGATGGTGGAGTATGCCATGGCCGATGAAAGTAGACCTGCCCTAAACGGAGCTTGGTTCTCTATAAAATCAGGCCGTTTTGAAGTGGCGGTGACCGATGGAAAAAGATTGGCTTACACCTTTGAAGAAGTTGAAAACGAATCATTTGAAGCTGAAGGGATAGTTCCGGCTAAAGCCGTCTTGGAAATTTCAAGAATAATTGAAGATTCAGATAAAACCCTGAAGCTATTTTTAGATTCAAACAAAATATTCCTGGAACTAGACAACATTCTTTTCTTTTCTAAACTCACCGAGGGCAAATATCCAAATTTCAAACAAGTCATTCCCAAAACAACAACTCAAAAGGCTGTTATCGACCGAAACAGTTTCTTGCATGCGATACGTAGGGTTTCTTCCATTGCCATAAGCGGTTCCAACTCACTACCCGTAGTTCTAGATTTTTTAGGAACGAATGAATTGGTTCTAAGTTGCCAGGCTCCAGAGATTGGCCAAGCTCGAGAGACGATCAGCCTTAAGGCATTTCAAGGGGAAGCTTTTTCTATCCCTTTTAATCCCCTTTACTTAATCGAACCGTTAAGAGAAATGGAAAAGGAAGATGTTATCCTGGAATTCGTAAATCCTTCAACAAAAGGCAATCCTTGCTTAATCACCGAAGGAACTAACTTTGTTTACGTTTTAATGCCGATTAAAAATCAATAA
- the lspA gene encoding signal peptidase II yields the protein MQGFHIFFFVIVFGFLLLLDLTTKYWISSFLEVSYDRTIIPGFLDLVYVENTGIAFGLFAGNNRFWEVFTLLLILIGFFYFRKKIFKTIPYMVIGAMIFAGALGNGIDRIIHGHVTDFIDVHFFNYHWPAFNLADTYLTLGFSCIFLYFLKLKHTSNQKNI from the coding sequence ATGCAGGGGTTTCACATTTTTTTTTTTGTAATAGTCTTCGGCTTTCTCTTGCTGCTTGACTTGACAACCAAGTACTGGATTTCTTCATTCCTGGAGGTATCCTACGATAGAACAATCATTCCCGGATTTTTAGATTTGGTTTACGTCGAAAACACGGGCATAGCTTTCGGGCTTTTTGCAGGAAACAATAGATTTTGGGAGGTTTTTACCTTATTATTAATTTTAATAGGTTTTTTTTATTTTAGAAAAAAAATCTTCAAAACTATTCCTTATATGGTTATTGGAGCAATGATTTTTGCCGGAGCCCTGGGAAACGGGATAGATCGTATTATCCATGGGCATGTCACCGATTTTATTGATGTGCATTTCTTCAATTATCACTGGCCCGCTTTTAATCTTGCTGACACCTACTTAACCCTAGGGTTTAGTTGTATTTTTTTATATTTTTTAAAACTTAAGCATACTTCTAATCAAAAGAATATTTAA
- the nadA gene encoding quinolinate synthase NadA: MSLKKMGIEEKKERVLKLKKEKNALILAHNYQLAEIQDVADFVGDSLGLSFKAREATQQRIIFCGVHFMAETAKILNPNRKVILPDIEAGCSLSDSCSYEDLLEYKKENPTTFIVAYVNTSAAVKSLSDCICTSANALKIVQKVPPDRNILFVPDQNLGEWVQNQTGRKMDLWPGECYVHVEITHQSLLELKKRFPAAPIVSHPECERAVRMLSDFVCSTEQMIGYCKNHPARSFIIATESGMITRLKKEIPEKEFIAASTSRCACAHCKFMKKITLDKLITALESDRFEIDVPIEIRKKAFLPIQQMLEWSV; the protein is encoded by the coding sequence ATGAGTTTAAAAAAGATGGGCATAGAAGAAAAAAAAGAAAGGGTGCTGAAGCTTAAAAAGGAGAAAAATGCTCTTATTTTAGCTCATAACTACCAGCTCGCCGAGATCCAAGACGTGGCTGATTTTGTTGGCGATTCTTTGGGGTTATCTTTTAAAGCTCGAGAAGCTACACAACAAAGGATTATTTTTTGCGGCGTTCATTTTATGGCCGAAACCGCAAAAATTCTAAACCCGAATAGAAAAGTCATTCTTCCCGATATCGAGGCGGGATGTTCCCTTTCTGATTCCTGTAGTTATGAAGATCTTTTAGAGTATAAAAAAGAAAATCCGACTACTTTTATTGTCGCTTACGTTAACACATCGGCTGCCGTTAAGTCACTGAGTGATTGTATCTGTACCTCTGCCAACGCCTTAAAAATCGTGCAAAAAGTTCCTCCGGACAGGAACATCCTTTTTGTACCTGATCAAAATTTGGGGGAGTGGGTACAGAACCAGACCGGAAGAAAAATGGATTTATGGCCTGGTGAATGCTATGTCCATGTTGAAATTACCCACCAATCCTTGTTGGAATTAAAAAAGAGATTTCCAGCCGCTCCCATTGTTTCCCATCCGGAATGTGAAAGAGCGGTAAGAATGCTTTCGGATTTCGTCTGTTCCACAGAGCAGATGATCGGTTATTGCAAGAATCATCCGGCTCGGTCCTTTATTATCGCCACAGAATCGGGAATGATAACCAGGCTCAAAAAAGAAATCCCAGAAAAGGAATTCATAGCTGCTTCTACTTCCCGTTGTGCTTGCGCCCATTGTAAATTCATGAAAAAAATTACGCTGGATAAGCTTATCACTGCCCTTGAATCTGATCGTTTCGAAATCGATGTCCCGATTGAAATCCGTAAAAAAGCTTTCCTTCCCATTCAACAAATGTTGGAGTGGAGCGTGTAA
- a CDS encoding RNA ligase partner protein: MRKFVLDTSIFTNPDVSQQFGDDDSSVFSGFLSLASKAEALFYMPLSAYKELKLIKGTAFFSSDFEFIVHIRSPRKFNLLIPGSVLYDFIDEIRKRIDHGLRIAEEHLKLAGPDGGTPIPFDQLVNRLRNRYREALRQGILDSREDVDVILLAYELEAVLVTADEGMKKWADKMGIEILNASYLKDCLKNLIKPEGTGEPVS; encoded by the coding sequence GTGAGAAAGTTTGTTTTAGACACCAGCATATTTACCAATCCGGATGTATCCCAGCAATTCGGAGATGATGACAGTTCCGTGTTTTCCGGCTTTCTATCTTTAGCCTCCAAGGCTGAAGCCCTTTTTTACATGCCCTTGTCCGCCTACAAGGAGCTCAAGCTCATCAAGGGTACGGCTTTTTTTTCTTCTGACTTTGAATTCATCGTCCATATTCGTTCTCCAAGAAAGTTCAATCTTCTTATACCCGGTTCCGTTCTTTATGATTTTATCGATGAAATAAGGAAAAGAATTGACCATGGGCTGAGAATTGCAGAAGAGCACTTAAAACTTGCCGGTCCAGACGGTGGAACTCCCATTCCCTTTGATCAACTGGTTAATCGATTAAGAAATCGATACCGCGAAGCCTTAAGGCAGGGTATTCTGGATAGCAGGGAAGACGTTGACGTTATCCTCCTTGCCTATGAACTAGAGGCAGTTCTCGTTACCGCCGATGAGGGTATGAAAAAATGGGCTGATAAAATGGGAATAGAAATTTTAAATGCAAGTTATTTGAAAGACTGCTTAAAAAACCTAATCAAACCTGAGGGCACCGGAGAGCCAGTTTCTTAA
- a CDS encoding RNA ligase translates to MYEQLIEEILQSKKGQLGRFWEYSYVRLTHAYKGWPEGTVFLKDLAIAGFPKIGRINSLEPGLREQFPSSFWMEEKVDGYNVRIFQYKGKILCATRGGFLCPFSTDRIGELMPLGIFNDHPSLVLCGEIAGPDNPYIEGPSPLVQEDIKLFIFDIAQLPTLEFLPQRQKQELICRYGLPSVKNFGLFKNNGNDLVEIKKILLCLHNEYREGAVFKEEPFGRYAKYVTAHSDLNDIAVLSHKIMDISPNYFIDRILRYVLFLIDMGIIEENGWDEKLGKAFISSIKEVLKRVKEGGKSSRLFRCRFRNPQNAQYLIDHLKHIPGHQEHVIVKKFYKDKDYWYLEFEKIFPATGDSLRNWLSGALRFD, encoded by the coding sequence ATGTATGAACAGCTAATCGAAGAAATTCTTCAGTCCAAAAAGGGTCAGTTGGGAAGATTCTGGGAATATTCTTATGTCAGGCTGACTCATGCTTACAAGGGTTGGCCTGAAGGAACGGTTTTTCTTAAAGACTTAGCCATAGCCGGATTCCCCAAGATCGGTAGGATAAACAGTCTTGAGCCTGGTCTCAGAGAACAGTTCCCCTCTTCGTTCTGGATGGAAGAAAAAGTGGATGGCTACAACGTCCGAATTTTCCAGTATAAAGGAAAGATACTTTGTGCTACCCGCGGAGGTTTTCTTTGTCCTTTTAGTACCGATAGAATCGGGGAGCTGATGCCCTTGGGTATTTTTAATGATCATCCCTCGCTTGTTTTATGTGGAGAAATCGCCGGTCCAGACAACCCTTATATTGAAGGCCCTTCTCCCCTGGTTCAAGAGGATATAAAACTTTTTATTTTTGATATAGCCCAGCTTCCTACCTTGGAGTTTTTACCTCAACGACAAAAACAAGAGCTTATTTGCCGCTATGGTCTCCCTTCGGTTAAAAATTTTGGTCTTTTTAAAAATAACGGCAATGACCTCGTTGAAATAAAAAAAATCCTTCTTTGCCTCCATAACGAATACAGGGAAGGAGCGGTATTTAAAGAAGAACCTTTTGGCCGTTATGCAAAGTACGTTACGGCCCATTCCGATTTAAATGATATTGCCGTTTTGTCTCACAAGATAATGGATATTAGCCCTAACTATTTTATCGATAGGATATTGCGGTACGTTTTATTTTTAATCGATATGGGAATTATTGAAGAAAACGGATGGGATGAGAAATTGGGAAAGGCTTTTATATCCTCCATTAAAGAGGTGCTAAAGCGTGTTAAAGAAGGAGGAAAATCGAGCCGACTCTTTCGGTGTCGATTTAGAAATCCTCAAAATGCCCAATACCTTATCGATCATCTTAAGCATATTCCCGGACATCAAGAACATGTTATAGTAAAAAAATTTTATAAAGATAAAGACTACTGGTATTTGGAATTTGAAAAAATATTTCCTGCAACCGGGGATTCCTTAAGAAACTGGCTCTCCGGTGCCCTCAGGTTTGATTAG
- a CDS encoding UDP-glucose dehydrogenase family protein, whose protein sequence is MKIAIIGSGYVGLTTGACFADVGHEVICVDNDEKKIKMLKQGKVPIYEPGLEEIVKKNLSKGLLHFTESIEEGVERSLVIFIAVPTPPLEDGSVDMTYIEKVARQIAAVLKDYRVIVDKSTVPVKTGERVYQTIKRYNSHNIDFDVVSNPEFLREGVAVKDLLHPDRVVIGAMSERAIKIMKEIYSPFNAPILITDLNSAELIKHASNSFLALKISYINALSRICEAAGANVQMVAEGMGLDHRIGKHFLKAGIGWGGSCFPKDVAAFIKISQELGYDFKLLKEVSQINHDQKEHFLRKIRDVLWVLKDKRIGLLGLAFKDNTDDIRSSVAMDLAMTFVKEGAIVQAFDPKAMEKAKEKLPSIHYCSSAQEVAVDSDCIVIATEWEEFRKLDWKSMKSTMISPIIFDGRNLLDKKEMTRMGFHYIGIGN, encoded by the coding sequence ATGAAAATAGCCATTATCGGTTCAGGGTACGTGGGATTAACTACAGGAGCTTGTTTTGCAGATGTTGGGCACGAAGTCATTTGCGTGGATAATGATGAAAAAAAAATAAAGATGTTAAAGCAAGGAAAGGTACCGATTTATGAACCGGGACTTGAAGAGATAGTCAAAAAAAATTTATCCAAAGGTCTTCTTCACTTTACCGAGAGTATAGAAGAAGGAGTCGAAAGAAGCCTGGTCATTTTTATTGCCGTACCCACTCCCCCTTTGGAGGATGGCAGCGTGGACATGACCTACATCGAGAAAGTGGCCAGGCAAATCGCTGCCGTATTAAAAGATTACAGGGTGATTGTCGACAAGAGTACTGTTCCTGTTAAAACCGGAGAAAGGGTCTATCAAACCATTAAACGCTACAATAGTCATAATATCGACTTTGATGTCGTCAGCAATCCGGAATTTTTAAGAGAAGGGGTTGCCGTAAAGGATTTACTTCATCCCGATCGAGTGGTGATAGGGGCAATGAGCGAACGGGCCATAAAGATAATGAAGGAGATCTATTCCCCTTTTAACGCCCCCATCTTAATTACTGATCTCAACTCTGCCGAGCTCATCAAGCATGCTTCAAATAGTTTCTTGGCTTTGAAGATCTCTTACATTAATGCCTTATCGAGAATATGTGAAGCGGCGGGGGCTAACGTGCAAATGGTTGCTGAAGGAATGGGATTGGATCACAGGATTGGAAAACATTTCCTAAAGGCAGGAATAGGATGGGGAGGATCCTGTTTTCCTAAAGATGTTGCTGCTTTCATCAAGATCTCCCAGGAACTCGGCTACGATTTTAAGCTCCTAAAAGAAGTTTCTCAAATAAACCACGACCAAAAAGAGCATTTTTTGCGAAAAATAAGGGACGTTTTATGGGTTTTGAAAGACAAGAGAATAGGGTTATTGGGATTAGCTTTTAAAGATAATACCGATGATATTAGAAGCAGCGTGGCGATGGACCTGGCGATGACTTTTGTGAAAGAGGGAGCAATTGTCCAGGCTTTTGATCCTAAAGCCATGGAAAAAGCAAAAGAAAAACTTCCTTCGATTCATTATTGCTCATCGGCTCAAGAGGTAGCTGTGGATTCTGACTGTATCGTGATCGCTACGGAATGGGAAGAGTTTAGGAAGCTGGATTGGAAATCGATGAAATCGACGATGATCAGTCCTATTATTTTTGATGGAAGAAATCTCCTCGATAAAAAAGAGATGACCCGCATGGGGTTTCATTATATTGGAATTGGAAATTAA
- a CDS encoding adenylosuccinate synthase: protein MNSVLVGAQWGDEGKGKIVDFLTQDADVVVRCQGGDNAGHTVEVNNEKFVLHLIPSGILWPEKICLLGSGMVIDPVSLVEEIKNIEGRGIEIRNRLFISETAHMVFPYHRIIDELLEKNRGKSRIGTTRKGIGPAYADKISRTGLRILDLLDKKSFLEKFQRLVEEKNRYIQFLGGEPLDWKEIAEPYLKAADEISTMVVNTAIWLYEASALQKNILFESAQGTFLDIDFGTYPFVTSSNTTAGGAITGSGLPPHKISRVIGCMKAYTTRVGEGPFPVENRELSEMLHASGREFGSTTGRARRCGWFDGVLARYASLINGFDEVAVTNLDGLDSMEKIPVCVSYEFKGKILKYPPNSVRQLEECVPIYEELPGWLESTAKVRSFEKLPQAAQNYLNKLGMLAGAPVRIVSVGASRDQTFFVD, encoded by the coding sequence ATGAATTCCGTTCTTGTCGGTGCTCAATGGGGAGATGAAGGAAAGGGAAAAATTGTTGATTTTCTAACTCAAGATGCAGATGTAGTTGTTCGCTGCCAGGGCGGTGATAACGCAGGTCATACGGTTGAAGTCAACAATGAAAAGTTCGTTCTCCATCTGATTCCCTCGGGCATTTTATGGCCTGAAAAGATCTGTTTGCTAGGCAGCGGCATGGTTATAGATCCCGTTTCTCTTGTTGAAGAAATCAAAAACATAGAAGGCAGGGGGATAGAAATTCGAAACCGGCTTTTTATTTCTGAAACTGCCCACATGGTATTCCCTTACCATAGGATCATTGATGAACTGCTTGAAAAAAACCGGGGCAAAAGCCGAATTGGAACAACGAGAAAAGGAATAGGTCCGGCTTATGCCGATAAAATAAGTCGGACTGGTCTTCGTATTCTTGATCTTCTTGATAAAAAAAGTTTCTTGGAAAAATTTCAAAGGCTGGTTGAGGAAAAAAATCGTTATATCCAGTTTTTAGGGGGAGAACCCTTGGATTGGAAGGAAATTGCAGAACCTTATTTAAAAGCCGCTGATGAGATTTCTACGATGGTCGTCAACACCGCCATCTGGCTTTACGAGGCTTCGGCTTTACAAAAAAACATCCTCTTTGAAAGCGCGCAAGGGACTTTTCTCGATATTGACTTTGGAACATATCCTTTTGTAACCTCCTCCAATACCACGGCAGGTGGAGCTATTACAGGGAGCGGATTACCTCCCCATAAAATTAGCCGTGTTATCGGGTGCATGAAAGCCTATACAACGCGGGTGGGAGAAGGTCCGTTTCCTGTGGAAAACAGGGAGCTTTCGGAAATGCTCCATGCCTCTGGCAGGGAATTTGGATCGACAACGGGTAGGGCGAGAAGATGTGGATGGTTTGACGGTGTTTTAGCCCGGTATGCTTCCCTGATCAACGGTTTTGACGAGGTGGCTGTAACCAACCTGGATGGACTTGATTCCATGGAGAAAATTCCCGTCTGTGTTTCTTACGAGTTCAAAGGCAAGATCCTCAAATATCCTCCCAACTCCGTGCGCCAGCTAGAAGAGTGTGTTCCCATATATGAAGAACTACCGGGATGGTTGGAGTCTACAGCAAAGGTACGTTCTTTTGAAAAACTTCCTCAAGCTGCTCAAAATTACTTGAATAAACTGGGCATGCTTGCCGGGGCACCCGTGCGCATTGTTTCTGTGGGAGCTTCTAGAGATCAAACTTTTTTTGTCGATTAA
- a CDS encoding isoprenyl transferase encodes MNSARGYEQQGNNGGATHSSLLDSRNIPEHVAIIMDGNGRWAEKRNLARIEGHREGLNAAKEVVQTALEVGIHYLTLYVFSVDNWKRPYFEIKALMEMFEDFLSKNEEELIEKGIKLVTIGRRTDLPKGLQKQLLSTCKKTESNFKLVLTLALSYGSRLDILDAVKEIAKKALHGQVKISDINEELFKSHLSTSFCPDPDLLIRTSGEMRLSNFLLWESSYTEFYFTTTYWPDFRRQEFLEALGTFAKRQRRFGQVAVKN; translated from the coding sequence ATGAATAGTGCTAGAGGATACGAACAGCAAGGGAATAATGGTGGGGCTACTCATTCCTCTTTGCTTGACAGCCGAAATATCCCCGAACATGTGGCTATAATAATGGATGGGAATGGACGTTGGGCTGAAAAGAGAAATTTGGCTCGAATCGAAGGTCATAGGGAAGGGCTCAATGCTGCAAAAGAGGTTGTTCAAACAGCTTTGGAAGTAGGAATACATTACTTAACCCTCTATGTTTTCTCTGTTGATAATTGGAAAAGGCCATACTTCGAAATAAAAGCTCTTATGGAGATGTTTGAAGATTTTCTAAGCAAGAATGAAGAAGAGTTGATAGAAAAAGGAATAAAACTGGTCACTATTGGAAGGAGAACAGACTTGCCTAAAGGACTGCAAAAGCAACTGCTGTCTACCTGTAAAAAAACAGAATCTAATTTTAAACTCGTTCTAACCTTGGCTTTAAGTTACGGTTCGAGGTTGGATATCCTTGACGCCGTTAAAGAGATTGCAAAAAAAGCTCTCCATGGCCAAGTCAAGATTTCAGATATAAATGAAGAGCTTTTCAAATCCCATCTTTCAACCTCTTTTTGTCCTGATCCAGATTTATTAATAAGAACGAGCGGGGAGATGCGCTTAAGCAATTTTCTCCTTTGGGAATCTTCCTACACGGAGTTTTACTTTACCACCACCTATTGGCCGGATTTCAGGAGGCAAGAATTTTTGGAGGCCTTAGGAACGTTTGCGAAAAGGCAGAGAAGATTTGGACAAGTAGCCGTAAAAAATTGA
- a CDS encoding phosphatidate cytidylyltransferase gives MTVEMVEKESNFYARFFSSLVLWGVLLFVILYGLKIIEMIIFIFFGVLALEEFYRMQEVKGNRVFRSAGLSAAFCLYVGIWFFWNFLPNGSSFYYFFEQALYFIFIASLFSLVIYRWNFLDNPVSAIALTLLGFFYVAFLFSFLERISFCKGLPFNADAALFYVIAVTKLSDTGAFLIGKNFGRRFLIPQISPKKTWEGLGGGILFSFLAGIILPFGFSKFFKGFPYSDSLFLSVVIGIVAAIGDLAKSTVKRDAHVKDSGHIIPGIGGILDLIDSLLLSGPLFYFYCFFRYHIGP, from the coding sequence ATGACTGTTGAAATGGTAGAAAAAGAATCCAATTTTTACGCCCGCTTTTTTTCTTCCCTCGTTCTCTGGGGCGTTCTCCTTTTCGTGATCTTGTACGGCTTGAAAATCATCGAGATGATCATCTTTATTTTCTTCGGAGTCTTGGCCTTGGAAGAGTTTTATCGGATGCAAGAAGTCAAAGGCAACAGGGTATTTCGTTCTGCGGGGCTTTCTGCTGCGTTTTGCCTTTACGTTGGAATCTGGTTTTTTTGGAATTTTCTACCCAACGGGTCCTCTTTTTATTATTTTTTTGAACAGGCATTGTATTTTATTTTTATAGCCAGCCTTTTTTCCCTGGTCATTTATCGTTGGAACTTTCTGGACAATCCGGTATCGGCTATTGCATTGACTCTTTTAGGCTTTTTTTACGTTGCTTTTCTCTTTAGTTTTCTTGAGCGTATTTCTTTTTGCAAGGGACTTCCTTTTAATGCCGATGCTGCTCTTTTCTACGTTATAGCGGTGACGAAACTCAGCGATACGGGTGCATTTTTAATAGGTAAAAACTTTGGGCGCCGTTTTCTTATTCCCCAAATTAGTCCAAAAAAAACATGGGAAGGATTGGGGGGAGGAATTCTCTTTTCCTTTTTAGCCGGGATAATTCTCCCCTTTGGATTTTCTAAATTTTTTAAAGGCTTCCCCTATTCCGATTCCCTCTTTTTGAGCGTGGTTATAGGGATAGTGGCAGCGATTGGAGACCTGGCCAAAAGCACGGTTAAAAGGGACGCTCATGTCAAGGATTCAGGGCATATTATACCGGGTATAGGAGGGATATTGGACCTGATTGACAGCCTGCTGTTGAGCGGTCCTTTGTTTTATTTTTATTGCTTTTTTCGATACCACATAGGGCCGTAG
- a CDS encoding phosphatidylserine decarboxylase family protein, which yields MKLPLVFREAFYFVLILGGLSLLFLSLPFKLAKVVGFLFLLGFFFLFYFFRDPERTIPADPQAILAPADGKIVEVDIEEKSPFFEGRAQKISIFLSIFDVHVNRSPVEGKIIKKKYHRGAFLDARNPRSSEVNESQDWWIETPGGYTVGVRQIAGLIARRLVGWKEMGQKIYAGERIGMIKFGSRTELYLPVVCTVEVKPGDRVEAGKSIVAKWP from the coding sequence ATGAAACTTCCCCTTGTTTTCCGTGAAGCCTTTTATTTCGTTTTAATCTTAGGTGGGCTTTCCCTTTTGTTTTTGTCCTTGCCCTTTAAACTGGCTAAGGTTGTAGGGTTTCTTTTTTTACTGGGATTTTTTTTTCTTTTTTATTTTTTTAGAGATCCTGAAAGAACTATCCCTGCGGACCCTCAAGCTATTTTAGCCCCTGCCGACGGCAAAATCGTAGAAGTAGACATCGAGGAAAAATCTCCCTTTTTTGAAGGCAGGGCACAAAAAATTTCCATATTTCTCTCTATTTTTGATGTTCATGTCAATCGATCTCCCGTCGAGGGCAAGATTATAAAGAAAAAGTACCACAGGGGGGCATTTTTGGATGCGCGAAATCCCCGCTCATCGGAAGTAAATGAAAGCCAAGATTGGTGGATAGAAACCCCAGGAGGTTATACTGTAGGAGTAAGACAAATTGCAGGTCTTATTGCTCGACGATTGGTGGGGTGGAAAGAAATGGGGCAAAAAATTTATGCTGGAGAAAGAATAGGAATGATTAAGTTTGGTTCAAGAACGGAACTCTATTTACCGGTTGTGTGTACCGTGGAAGTAAAACCCGGGGATAGGGTAGAGGCCGGAAAATCTATAGTAGCAAAATGGCCATGA